Proteins co-encoded in one Sandaracinaceae bacterium genomic window:
- a CDS encoding tetratricopeptide repeat protein: protein MSERGQPTVRELQHRAERALEGGRRADIERTLIELARVAPVGSDAALFAHRHLAELHLEDNPWRAALHLRRAIDAGHPRHGDVLHALMGLCQALLGNYAYAARCYRRALSFAPGTPWYHHNLGHLLDVGLDDLPGAEHHLRLAYEQEPLHDEVVASLAHCLARRGNLPEALVLAREAVSLAPRHKEHRALKDWIEQGAPAKRPRTVKRVMGRVGGAPSAGAEFDVDASAYEDEFSESVAALLVDQMIAGGFDPDDITCARDVLDDYIGLRDAVGRPDVLAAAVEYTVSQLRGLGRSQQNIADRYGVTRGALGHRSRDIRTALSLHPQTR, encoded by the coding sequence GTGAGCGAACGCGGGCAACCCACTGTGAGGGAGCTTCAGCATCGAGCCGAGCGCGCGCTCGAGGGCGGTCGACGCGCGGATATCGAGCGCACGCTCATCGAGCTGGCGCGCGTGGCCCCGGTGGGCAGCGACGCGGCGTTGTTCGCGCACCGCCACCTCGCCGAGCTGCACCTCGAGGACAACCCCTGGCGCGCGGCACTCCACCTGCGGCGGGCCATCGACGCCGGGCACCCGCGCCACGGCGACGTGCTGCACGCGCTCATGGGCCTCTGCCAGGCGCTGCTGGGCAACTATGCATACGCCGCTCGCTGCTACCGCCGCGCGCTGAGCTTCGCGCCCGGCACCCCGTGGTATCACCACAACCTTGGCCACCTGCTGGACGTGGGCCTCGACGACCTGCCGGGCGCCGAGCACCACCTGCGCCTCGCTTACGAACAGGAGCCCCTGCACGACGAGGTGGTGGCTTCGCTGGCGCACTGTTTGGCGCGTCGCGGCAACTTGCCCGAGGCGCTGGTGCTGGCACGCGAGGCCGTGTCCCTCGCGCCCCGCCACAAAGAGCACCGGGCCCTCAAAGACTGGATAGAGCAGGGGGCGCCGGCCAAGCGTCCCCGCACCGTGAAGCGCGTCATGGGGCGCGTGGGCGGTGCACCCAGCGCGGGCGCCGAGTTCGACGTCGACGCCTCCGCCTACGAGGACGAGTTCTCGGAGTCGGTGGCCGCGCTGCTGGTGGACCAGATGATCGCCGGTGGCTTCGACCCAGACGACATCACCTGCGCGCGCGATGTGCTGGACGACTACATCGGCCTGCGAGACGCGGTGGGCAGGCCCGACGTGCTGGCCGCCGCCGTGGAGTACACGGTGTCGCAGCTGCGCGGGCTGGGTCGCAGCCAGCAGAACATCGCCGACCGCTACGGCGTGACGCGGGGCGCGCTGGGCCACCGTTCGCGCGACATCCGCACGGCGCTGTCGCTCCATCCTCAGACGCGCTGA
- a CDS encoding SRPBCC domain-containing protein: protein MDSRRHSAITGSVAVINPWVGGRVTARARFIEATHVKLETGKRILLAWRTQDFPADAPDSQVDVLLQPAAGGTKVSIQHSQIPAGHAAAAREIWRSLYLDPMKRYFGKTGAMEAAHRAATRAGQMPTADMVGMRHALTPITSAGNVSAPAITSASSSASDEGRTKPRRVILRKKKDGVVSGSGASASERPPSPVEKPKAPALKPANLKPVTLVAKPVVPTVVAAAPVKPAAAKPASGATSGAVEKAAAARTGVATVPAKTAAPAGKAKPAQKPAPKAKPAPKAKPAPKKAAPKKAAPKKAAPKKAVPKKAAAKKAAPKKPVPKAKPVAKKAAPKKPAAKVASKKPAPKKTAPKAKLVAKKAAPKKPAPKKTAPKAKLVAKKAAPKKPAPKAKATKKPAPKKARR from the coding sequence ATGGACTCTCGGCGGCACAGCGCCATCACGGGCTCGGTGGCAGTGATCAATCCGTGGGTCGGAGGCCGGGTCACCGCCCGTGCTCGCTTCATCGAGGCCACCCACGTGAAGCTCGAGACCGGGAAGCGCATCCTCCTGGCTTGGCGGACGCAAGACTTTCCCGCTGACGCACCAGACTCTCAGGTGGATGTGCTGCTGCAGCCTGCGGCCGGTGGCACCAAGGTGAGCATCCAGCACTCGCAGATCCCGGCGGGGCATGCGGCCGCCGCGCGCGAGATCTGGCGCAGCCTGTATCTGGACCCCATGAAGCGCTACTTCGGCAAGACCGGCGCCATGGAAGCGGCGCACCGCGCGGCCACCCGCGCAGGTCAAATGCCCACGGCCGACATGGTGGGCATGCGCCACGCGCTGACGCCCATCACCTCGGCGGGGAACGTGAGCGCTCCAGCGATCACCAGCGCGAGCTCGAGCGCCAGCGACGAGGGCCGCACCAAGCCGCGCCGCGTCATCCTGCGCAAGAAGAAGGACGGAGTCGTCAGCGGGAGCGGGGCTTCCGCCTCGGAGCGTCCGCCGAGCCCGGTGGAGAAGCCCAAGGCCCCCGCGCTGAAGCCGGCCAACCTCAAGCCGGTCACGCTGGTGGCCAAGCCCGTGGTGCCAACGGTGGTGGCTGCTGCGCCCGTGAAGCCTGCGGCTGCGAAGCCCGCATCCGGCGCCACGAGCGGAGCGGTGGAAAAAGCCGCGGCGGCGAGGACCGGCGTGGCTACGGTGCCGGCCAAGACGGCTGCCCCAGCGGGGAAGGCCAAGCCCGCGCAGAAGCCTGCCCCCAAGGCCAAGCCTGCCCCCAAGGCCAAGCCCGCTCCGAAGAAGGCTGCCCCCAAGAAGGCTGCCCCCAAGAAGGCTGCCCCCAAGAAGGCTGTGCCCAAGAAGGCTGCAGCCAAGAAGGCTGCCCCCAAGAAGCCTGTGCCCAAAGCCAAGCCCGTGGCGAAGAAGGCTGCGCCCAAGAAGCCCGCAGCAAAGGTTGCTTCGAAGAAGCCCGCGCCCAAGAAGACTGCCCCCAAGGCCAAGCTCGTGGCGAAGAAGGCTGCTCCCAAGAAGCCCGCGCCCAAGAAGACTGCACCCAAGGCCAAGCTCGTGGCGAAGAAGGCTGCTCCCAAGAAGCCCGCACCAAAGGCGAAAGCCACAAAGAAGCCCGCGCCCAAGAAGGCGCGCCGCTAG
- a CDS encoding hydantoinase B/oxoprolinase family protein yields MTPRLHPIYLDRGGTFCDGVTRDPRTGAVRVAKQLSTDSAPLDVIRELLELAPGAPIPACHVRMGTTLATNALLERRGARTALAITQGFGDLLRIGDQSRPKLFELDIVRPEPLYERVIELHARVAADGARCVSFRADALRRHLERLRAEGIQSLAVALLHSPTAPEDELSVAALAREVGFEWVTLSHEVAHTLGFLARAETCVVDAYLTPVIRAYVSELERALPGSRIELMQSGGDMMEAARFRGRDAVLSGPAGGAVAVADVARRVGAREAIGFDMGGTSTDVCRFAGELERVYEARVAGARLRVPMLDIHTVAAGGGSLCRLQGRRLVVGPESAGARPGPLCYGDPNATELALTDVALFLGRVPDTRFPFPLRRERVARRLMELSDSLGFGQHEQGAARVAEGFLEVAAATMGEAIRKVSVARGHDVRDHALVVFGGAGGQYACRVARTLGVRTLVFHPLAGVLSAYGMGVAETAWHGLRDVAGVPLEEAQLPALQRLADELAEEGRRLLASSDVTEAGFDVEQKVDLRSAGTETSLSVALADAAGMRAAFERAHVAMFGYVRAQPVVCAAVRVRVVLRATSLGPSNDATSVPPVMPDHPTTREAATTSLFLDGAFRDVPLYAREQLPTEVAGPAVITEATATLVIEPGFTVHRRADDILVCTDERDPRAGLAPVQEDTRLDPVRLEIFHHRFMSIAEQMGAVLERTAMSTNIRDRLDFSCAIFDRAGALIANAPHIPVHLGAMSESVLAVCAAHPRMAPGDVFATNDPSGGGSHLPDITVVTPVHLDDTGPAYFVASRGHHADVGGITPGSMPPFSRTLAEEGVVLRALQVVVRGELQEDDLRAALGSGPHPARRPEENLADLGAQIAANQLGERLLRELVAQVGQPVVDAYMAYVQDDAAASVAEAITALPDGEHRFEDALDDGAPICVSARITGSHLALDFTGTGQALDTNLNAPRAVTRAAVMYVLRSLVSREIPLNAGCVRAVTLTIPPGSLLDPPPECAVAGGNVETSQRVVDVLLGALGRAAASQGTMNNLTLGDDHFGYYETIGGGAGASAAHAGASGVHTHMTNSRITDVELLEARYPVRVRRFALRRGSGGAGRHPGGEGLVRELEFLAPLTVSVISERRTRAPFGLAGGQPGAPGANFLNDAALPGKCSVRVASGDVLRIETPGGGGFGPPPMAGKAQP; encoded by the coding sequence GTGACCCCTCGTCTCCATCCGATCTACCTCGACCGCGGCGGCACGTTCTGTGACGGAGTCACGCGTGATCCGCGCACCGGGGCCGTGCGCGTTGCGAAGCAGCTCTCCACGGACAGCGCCCCGCTGGACGTCATCCGCGAGCTGCTGGAGCTCGCACCCGGAGCACCCATCCCGGCCTGTCACGTGCGCATGGGCACCACGCTGGCCACCAACGCCCTGCTGGAGCGCCGTGGGGCGCGTACGGCGCTGGCGATCACGCAGGGCTTCGGGGACCTGTTGCGCATCGGTGACCAGTCCCGCCCCAAGCTGTTCGAGCTCGACATCGTGCGCCCGGAGCCGCTGTACGAGCGCGTCATCGAGCTCCACGCGCGTGTGGCCGCCGACGGTGCGCGCTGCGTGAGCTTCCGTGCCGACGCGCTGCGCCGCCATCTCGAGCGACTGCGCGCCGAGGGCATCCAGTCGCTGGCCGTGGCGCTGCTCCACTCACCCACGGCGCCAGAAGACGAGCTCTCCGTGGCCGCGCTGGCGCGCGAGGTGGGCTTCGAGTGGGTCACGCTCTCGCACGAGGTGGCACACACGCTCGGGTTCCTGGCGCGCGCCGAGACGTGCGTGGTGGACGCGTACCTCACACCGGTGATCCGGGCCTACGTGTCCGAGCTGGAGCGCGCGCTGCCCGGCAGCCGCATCGAGCTGATGCAGAGCGGCGGCGACATGATGGAGGCGGCACGCTTTCGCGGGCGTGACGCGGTGCTGTCGGGGCCGGCGGGGGGCGCTGTGGCCGTGGCAGACGTGGCTCGCCGCGTGGGGGCGCGCGAGGCCATCGGCTTCGACATGGGCGGCACCAGCACCGATGTGTGCCGCTTCGCGGGTGAGCTCGAGCGCGTCTACGAGGCGCGTGTCGCCGGGGCCCGCCTGCGCGTCCCCATGCTGGACATCCACACCGTGGCGGCGGGGGGTGGCTCTCTCTGTCGGCTGCAGGGGCGCCGCTTGGTGGTGGGGCCCGAGAGCGCAGGCGCCCGGCCCGGCCCGCTCTGCTATGGCGACCCCAACGCCACCGAGCTGGCGCTCACCGACGTGGCGCTGTTCCTGGGGCGTGTGCCCGACACGCGCTTTCCATTCCCGCTGCGGCGCGAGCGGGTGGCGCGGCGGCTCATGGAGCTGAGCGACAGCCTGGGCTTCGGTCAGCACGAGCAGGGCGCGGCCCGCGTGGCCGAGGGCTTCCTGGAAGTGGCCGCGGCCACCATGGGCGAGGCCATCCGCAAGGTGTCGGTGGCGCGTGGCCACGACGTGCGGGACCACGCCTTGGTGGTGTTCGGCGGCGCGGGCGGTCAGTACGCGTGCCGTGTGGCGCGCACGCTGGGGGTTCGAACCCTGGTGTTCCATCCGCTGGCGGGTGTGCTGTCGGCCTATGGCATGGGTGTGGCGGAGACCGCCTGGCACGGGCTGCGCGATGTGGCGGGCGTTCCGCTCGAGGAGGCCCAGCTGCCGGCGCTCCAGCGCCTGGCCGACGAGCTGGCCGAGGAAGGGCGCAGGCTGCTCGCGTCGAGCGACGTCACCGAGGCAGGCTTCGACGTGGAGCAGAAGGTGGACCTGCGCTCGGCCGGCACGGAGACCTCCCTGTCGGTCGCACTCGCTGACGCCGCCGGCATGCGCGCCGCGTTCGAGCGCGCTCACGTGGCGATGTTCGGCTACGTGCGTGCGCAGCCCGTGGTGTGCGCGGCCGTGCGCGTGCGGGTGGTGCTGCGCGCCACGTCGCTCGGCCCGTCGAACGACGCCACTAGCGTCCCTCCGGTGATGCCAGACCACCCCACCACCCGAGAGGCGGCGACCACCTCGCTCTTCCTGGACGGTGCGTTCCGTGATGTCCCGCTCTACGCACGCGAGCAGCTGCCTACCGAGGTGGCGGGCCCCGCGGTGATCACGGAGGCCACCGCCACGCTGGTGATCGAGCCTGGCTTCACCGTGCACCGCCGCGCCGATGACATCTTGGTGTGCACGGACGAGCGCGACCCCCGCGCGGGCCTCGCCCCCGTGCAGGAGGACACGCGTCTCGACCCAGTGCGCCTCGAGATCTTCCACCATCGGTTCATGTCCATCGCCGAGCAGATGGGGGCTGTGCTCGAGCGCACCGCCATGAGCACCAACATCCGCGACAGGCTGGACTTCAGCTGCGCCATCTTCGACCGCGCGGGCGCGCTGATCGCGAACGCGCCGCACATCCCCGTGCACCTCGGCGCCATGAGCGAGTCCGTGTTGGCCGTGTGTGCGGCGCATCCACGCATGGCGCCGGGAGACGTGTTCGCCACCAACGACCCCTCGGGCGGCGGCTCGCACCTGCCCGACATCACGGTGGTGACTCCCGTCCACCTGGACGACACGGGCCCCGCGTACTTCGTGGCGTCGCGTGGCCACCACGCGGACGTGGGCGGCATCACGCCCGGCTCCATGCCGCCGTTCTCCCGCACCCTCGCCGAAGAGGGCGTGGTGCTGCGCGCGCTGCAGGTGGTGGTGCGCGGTGAGTTGCAAGAAGACGACCTGCGCGCGGCGCTCGGCTCAGGCCCACACCCGGCGCGCCGCCCCGAAGAGAACCTGGCGGACCTCGGCGCACAGATCGCCGCCAACCAGCTGGGCGAGCGGCTGCTGCGCGAGCTGGTGGCGCAGGTGGGCCAGCCCGTGGTCGATGCCTACATGGCGTACGTGCAGGACGACGCGGCCGCGTCCGTGGCCGAGGCCATCACCGCGCTCCCCGACGGAGAGCATCGCTTCGAGGACGCGCTCGACGACGGGGCGCCCATCTGCGTCAGCGCACGCATCACGGGCAGTCACCTCGCGCTCGACTTCACGGGGACGGGGCAGGCGCTCGACACCAACCTCAACGCGCCGCGGGCCGTGACGCGCGCCGCCGTGATGTACGTGCTGCGCTCGCTGGTATCGCGTGAGATCCCACTCAACGCAGGCTGCGTGCGCGCCGTCACGCTGACCATCCCGCCCGGATCGCTGCTGGACCCGCCGCCCGAGTGCGCTGTGGCGGGTGGCAACGTCGAGACCTCGCAGCGCGTGGTGGACGTGCTGCTGGGGGCGCTCGGCCGCGCCGCCGCCAGTCAGGGGACCATGAACAACCTCACGCTGGGCGACGACCACTTCGGCTACTACGAGACGATTGGCGGTGGCGCCGGTGCCAGCGCGGCCCATGCTGGCGCCTCGGGCGTGCACACGCACATGACCAACTCTCGGATCACCGACGTCGAGCTCCTGGAGGCGCGCTACCCCGTGCGTGTCCGGCGCTTTGCGCTGCGGCGAGGCTCGGGTGGCGCAGGCCGGCACCCGGGGGGCGAAGGGCTCGTGCGCGAGCTGGAGTTCCTGGCCCCGCTCACCGTGAGCGTCATCTCCGAGCGCCGCACGCGTGCTCCCTTCGGCCTCGCGGGCGGGCAACCCGGCGCCCCGGGAGCCAACTTCCTCAACGACGCTGCATTGCCGGGAAAGTGCTCGGTGCGCGTGGCGAGCGGCGACGTGCTGCGCATCGAGACCCCCGGGGGCGGCGGCTTCGGGCCTCCACCCATGGCGGGAAAAGCGCAGCCGTGA
- a CDS encoding DUF2062 domain-containing protein, with product MKLWTRLKNVVVSGILGLDDSPQRIALGVFLGFVVAMTPTLGLQIVIYVALAALLRVNKVAGVPILFITNPVTAVPVYGFCWWLGNLVLHGGKGESSWEEVQARLMAAESGNNESLWEQMLSADFWSRVGSAMAQLGGELWLGSLVSGVALGLPAYGLVLWGVGAYRKRTRESVNPEPALPEAIVRNERSTPPPPPPR from the coding sequence GTGAAGCTCTGGACGCGGCTCAAGAACGTCGTCGTCAGCGGCATCCTCGGGCTCGACGACTCGCCGCAGCGCATCGCGCTCGGGGTGTTCTTGGGCTTCGTGGTCGCCATGACCCCCACGCTGGGGCTCCAGATCGTCATCTACGTGGCGCTCGCCGCGCTGCTGCGCGTGAACAAGGTGGCCGGTGTGCCCATCTTGTTCATCACCAACCCCGTGACGGCCGTGCCGGTCTACGGCTTCTGCTGGTGGCTGGGCAACCTGGTGCTCCACGGTGGGAAGGGCGAGTCCAGCTGGGAAGAGGTTCAGGCGCGCCTCATGGCAGCCGAGTCGGGGAACAACGAGAGCCTGTGGGAGCAGATGCTCTCCGCCGACTTCTGGAGCCGCGTGGGCAGCGCCATGGCGCAGCTGGGGGGCGAGCTGTGGCTCGGCTCGCTGGTCAGCGGCGTGGCGCTCGGGCTCCCAGCCTACGGCCTGGTGCTGTGGGGGGTGGGCGCCTATCGCAAGCGCACGCGCGAGAGCGTGAATCCCGAGCCCGCGCTCCCCGAGGCCATCGTGCGCAACGAGCGCTCGACGCCCCCGCCACCGCCACCGCGCTAG
- the rsmA gene encoding ribosomal RNA small subunit methyltransferase A: MNTWQFEDPRAVLGRHRLSAKRHYSQNFLISEVTVRGIAQATGLSPGERCVELGPGLGTLTGALIDSGAEIIGLERDPDMIAVLRQEYGNAPNFRVVDGDAGSVDLGSFMDPGSDQRVVVVGNLPYAITGMIARNLVEQHRSIARVVVMVQREVAERWLAAPGERPYGAPSVFLSAVYDIDHVLDVPRGAFHPAPKVESAVVRLTPLDVPRAEETPQLQAVVRAAFHQRRKTLRNALRGLFPDTTELDAALAAAGIDGQRRGETLSVEEFARLAELLPAELV, translated from the coding sequence GTGAACACCTGGCAATTCGAGGATCCGCGGGCCGTCTTGGGGCGCCACCGCCTGAGCGCCAAGCGCCACTACTCGCAGAACTTCCTGATCTCCGAGGTCACGGTGCGCGGCATCGCCCAGGCCACAGGGCTCTCGCCCGGCGAGCGCTGCGTGGAGCTGGGCCCCGGCCTCGGCACGCTCACGGGGGCGCTCATCGACTCGGGCGCCGAGATCATCGGCCTCGAGCGTGATCCCGACATGATCGCGGTCCTGCGGCAGGAGTACGGCAACGCGCCCAACTTCCGAGTGGTGGACGGGGACGCCGGGAGCGTGGACCTCGGAAGCTTCATGGACCCGGGCAGTGACCAGCGCGTGGTGGTGGTGGGCAACCTACCCTACGCCATCACCGGGATGATCGCGCGCAACCTGGTGGAGCAGCACCGCAGCATCGCGCGCGTGGTGGTCATGGTGCAGCGCGAGGTGGCCGAGCGCTGGCTGGCGGCGCCGGGTGAGCGACCGTACGGTGCGCCGTCCGTGTTCCTGTCCGCGGTCTACGACATCGACCACGTGCTGGACGTGCCGCGCGGCGCGTTCCACCCCGCCCCCAAGGTGGAGAGCGCGGTGGTGCGGCTGACGCCGCTCGACGTGCCACGGGCCGAAGAGACCCCCCAGCTGCAGGCCGTGGTGCGCGCCGCCTTCCACCAGCGCCGCAAGACGCTGCGCAACGCGCTGCGCGGGCTCTTCCCGGACACCACGGAGCTGGACGCGGCGCTCGCGGCAGCGGGCATCGATGGCCAGCGTCGCGGCGAGACCCTCAGCGTGGAAGAGTTCGCGCGGCTCGCGGAGCTGCTGCCGGCCGAGCTGGTCTAG
- a CDS encoding DUF58 domain-containing protein: protein MLPVPSLEARLLFITAVGFLGCGLVLSSAPAVALASATLLTLAFSAARTVPLGRRVRKQRLEFAWWLDRASGSSGTIVPGAPFQVRCYVRHRGGEPLALTDVRPLAAEAVDLLPLPESDLRVGPSSRTEFTCRLSARAVGRVVLHGLAVSLRGPFGLFSMPLYFPNPLVVRVLPRAAALARRSHPRTGYAASRAGRTAQRRRGGGTDFHELRQLQPGDSFKSIAWKASARSGRLLIKEVEQEVQEAHVVVLDVMGSMRGGEPGARKLDHAIDACAALSLRALRDGDRVGLVLADERPIAHVPVGEGAMQLPKLYDAMLAATEVVDADLTAFDDDQVGALVARYIRHQDGLDFSPGKSGRYRSLVRHVHASLDREAFEQNVHADTPEARTLRAFCRSRGLPLAHRPGGGLRAQGHGVGRGAAAGRLTRARAALHHAHHRLPRRGEHRRAAAHRAAAAGPRTRAHGVDADQPPRDPARGRRPRAHRGAPAA from the coding sequence ATGCTGCCCGTCCCCTCACTCGAGGCTCGCCTGCTCTTCATCACGGCCGTGGGCTTCCTGGGGTGTGGGCTGGTCTTGTCCTCGGCGCCGGCCGTCGCGCTGGCGTCCGCCACGCTGCTGACGCTGGCCTTCTCGGCGGCGCGCACGGTCCCGCTCGGTCGGCGCGTGCGCAAACAGCGGCTCGAGTTTGCGTGGTGGCTGGACCGCGCGAGCGGCAGCAGCGGCACCATCGTCCCCGGCGCGCCCTTCCAGGTGCGCTGCTACGTGCGTCACCGCGGGGGTGAGCCGCTGGCCTTGACCGACGTGCGGCCGCTGGCTGCCGAGGCGGTGGACCTGCTGCCGCTGCCCGAGAGCGACCTGCGGGTGGGTCCCAGCTCGCGCACCGAGTTCACTTGCCGGCTGAGCGCGCGGGCCGTGGGGCGTGTGGTGCTGCACGGGCTCGCCGTCTCGCTGCGCGGTCCCTTTGGCCTCTTCAGCATGCCGCTCTACTTCCCGAACCCGCTGGTGGTGCGCGTGCTGCCACGCGCGGCGGCGCTGGCCCGGCGCAGCCACCCGCGCACGGGCTATGCCGCGAGCCGCGCGGGCCGCACGGCGCAGCGTCGGCGAGGGGGCGGCACCGACTTCCACGAGCTGCGGCAGCTGCAGCCCGGCGACTCGTTCAAGTCCATCGCCTGGAAGGCCAGCGCGCGCAGCGGGCGCCTGCTGATCAAGGAGGTGGAGCAGGAGGTCCAAGAGGCGCACGTGGTGGTGCTGGACGTCATGGGCAGCATGCGCGGCGGCGAGCCGGGCGCGCGCAAGCTGGACCACGCCATCGACGCCTGCGCGGCCCTTTCGCTGCGGGCGCTGCGCGACGGAGACCGTGTGGGCCTGGTGCTGGCGGACGAGCGTCCCATCGCGCACGTGCCCGTCGGAGAAGGCGCCATGCAGCTGCCCAAGCTGTACGACGCCATGCTGGCGGCCACCGAGGTGGTGGACGCGGACCTCACGGCCTTCGACGACGATCAGGTGGGTGCCCTGGTGGCGCGCTACATCCGGCATCAGGACGGGCTCGACTTCTCGCCGGGTAAGTCGGGGCGCTACCGCTCGCTGGTGCGGCACGTGCACGCATCGCTCGACCGCGAGGCCTTCGAGCAGAACGTGCACGCCGACACGCCCGAGGCGCGCACGCTGCGGGCCTTCTGTCGCAGCCGCGGGCTGCCGCTCGCTCACCGCCCCGGAGGCGGACTACGGGCGCAAGGGCACGGCGTTGGCCGAGGCGCTGCAGCTGGCCGCCTCACGCGAGCGCGCGCCGCGCTCCATCACGCTCATCACCGACTTCCACGGCGTGGTGAACACCGACGCGCTGCGGCGCACCGTGCAGCTGCTGCAGGCCCACGGACACGCGCTCACGGTGTTGATGCTGACCAGCCGCCCCGAGACCCCGCTCGAGGCCGCCGTCCACGGGCGCACCGAGGCGCGCCAGCTGCGTGA
- a CDS encoding MoxR family ATPase, translating into MVEAVQQVYVGPREVPELLLVALLARGHVLLEGVPGVAKTTLVKAFASTLGCGYRRIQFTPDLLPADITGTYVLDPRNGTFELRTGPIFANVVLGDEINRAPAKTQSALLEAMQESQVTVEGETRALPQPFLVLATQNPVEQGGTYPLPEAQIDRFLVRIVLGYPSEEAELGVLRRFARPPQMPPAVLTPATILELQSLVERVHVEDEVLEYVVRLARATRSHGRLLLGVSPRAALALVQAARAKALLDARDYVLPDDVKQLSASVLAHRLVLTPEAEMDGTSADDILTQTLSRVSLRRG; encoded by the coding sequence GTGGTGGAGGCCGTGCAGCAGGTCTACGTGGGCCCGCGCGAGGTGCCCGAGCTGCTGCTGGTGGCCCTGCTGGCGCGTGGCCACGTGCTGCTCGAGGGCGTTCCGGGAGTCGCCAAGACCACACTGGTGAAGGCCTTCGCCTCCACCCTGGGCTGCGGCTATCGGCGCATCCAGTTCACGCCCGACCTGCTTCCGGCCGACATCACGGGCACGTACGTGCTGGACCCGCGCAACGGCACGTTCGAGCTGCGCACGGGCCCCATCTTCGCGAACGTGGTGCTGGGCGACGAGATCAACCGCGCGCCCGCCAAGACCCAGAGCGCGCTGCTCGAGGCCATGCAGGAGAGCCAGGTGACCGTGGAGGGCGAGACGCGCGCCCTGCCCCAGCCGTTCCTGGTGCTGGCCACCCAGAACCCCGTGGAGCAAGGCGGCACCTACCCGCTGCCCGAGGCGCAGATCGACCGCTTCCTGGTGCGCATCGTGCTGGGCTATCCGAGCGAAGAAGCCGAGCTGGGCGTGCTGCGGCGCTTCGCGCGCCCGCCGCAGATGCCGCCCGCCGTGCTGACCCCGGCCACCATCCTCGAGCTGCAGAGCCTGGTGGAGCGCGTGCACGTGGAGGACGAGGTGCTGGAGTACGTGGTTCGGTTGGCGCGGGCCACGCGCTCGCACGGCCGGCTGCTGCTGGGCGTCAGCCCGCGCGCGGCGCTGGCGCTGGTGCAGGCGGCGCGAGCCAAGGCGCTGCTCGACGCGCGCGACTACGTGCTGCCCGACGACGTGAAGCAGCTGAGCGCGAGCGTGCTGGCGCACCGCTTGGTGCTCACTCCCGAGGCCGAGATGGACGGCACCAGCGCGGACGACATCCTGACGCAGACCCTCTCGCGCGTGAGCTTGCGGCGAGGCTGA
- a CDS encoding SDR family oxidoreductase, which yields MAAFPDARSGHLGYTRTVDAELRDKVIVVTGAGRGIGLACATLLARLGARLVLNDLGCDEAGEGADPELIARAAAGLSASADVLPDARDVCDPDAATALTELAVSRFGRLDGVLACAGVTQRARFARTTPEQRQRVFAVGVEAPLALTQAAHAPMQRGGGGSVVVMTGGAAFQGQRRDLAATMAQAALVGMVRTAALELRPDGVRVNAVAPTALTRQTADLPLFQKGSARLTPDHVAPLVAFLLSDQSRDVSGQVLGIAGSRFFAHRALETDGYFGDTDAALTLDEIREHWDMATR from the coding sequence ATGGCGGCATTCCCGGATGCACGAAGCGGGCACCTGGGATACACCCGCACGGTGGACGCCGAATTGCGCGACAAGGTGATCGTGGTGACGGGCGCGGGCCGGGGCATCGGGCTCGCGTGCGCCACGCTCTTGGCGCGGCTCGGGGCGCGGCTGGTGCTGAACGACCTGGGCTGCGACGAAGCCGGCGAGGGCGCGGATCCCGAGCTGATCGCGCGGGCGGCCGCTGGGCTCTCGGCCTCTGCCGACGTGCTGCCCGATGCGCGCGACGTGTGTGACCCCGACGCCGCCACGGCGCTCACCGAGCTGGCCGTGAGCCGCTTCGGGCGGCTCGATGGGGTGCTGGCCTGTGCTGGCGTCACGCAGCGCGCTCGCTTTGCCCGCACCACCCCGGAGCAACGGCAGCGGGTGTTCGCAGTGGGCGTCGAGGCGCCACTCGCGCTCACCCAAGCCGCCCATGCGCCCATGCAGCGCGGCGGTGGCGGCAGCGTGGTGGTGATGACCGGCGGCGCCGCATTCCAGGGGCAGCGCCGCGACCTGGCGGCCACGATGGCGCAGGCCGCGCTGGTGGGCATGGTGCGCACTGCAGCCCTCGAGCTGCGGCCGGACGGCGTGCGCGTGAACGCGGTGGCCCCCACGGCGCTCACGCGGCAGACGGCCGACCTGCCGCTGTTCCAGAAGGGCAGCGCGCGTCTCACGCCTGATCACGTGGCGCCTTTGGTGGCGTTCCTGCTGTCGGATCAAAGTCGAGACGTGTCGGGCCAGGTGCTCGGCATCGCCGGCTCACGCTTCTTCGCCCACCGCGCCTTGGAGACCGACGGCTACTTCGGCGACACGGACGCGGCGCTGACGCTCGACGAGATCCGCGAGCACTGGGACATGGCCACGCGCTGA